A region of Hippoglossus stenolepis isolate QCI-W04-F060 chromosome 7, HSTE1.2, whole genome shotgun sequence DNA encodes the following proteins:
- the nkrf gene encoding NF-kappa-B-repressing factor isoform X1, translating into MAEGTDSVEMPSFDPSPSSEAKKRPSSSDGRDEPMRKMPVSKFGSRPRFEPVHFVSGGSSGGPGTDEKENDKERRRSESYGMRQWDSEHSSSYSSTNRAQGSSSLRSAFDRVPSYASDSWGSHRDRDRDREISLGGSSGLGYGGRGSSTNFIAKTQQDYTAKYDTHSSRNADYSQPQRYNGYGGAGRSGGWDSGRQGLGYGYQDRPPSSRPFSRVYNSPGRSSPSTSQLGSSSQPPPIAQSTLDDKQRLIQSVASALVFAARDPMYMTGSESPNYNFMLSRSIQACKTNPEYIYVNLKDIPQADLPKNRKVPSDGYACELRCQGVFLATGYSGSKNGARDRASEQAVKLFLKQVEVRVTQRKFRHSTVNDIVVCQMHSPTPPFLPALRNPEDKPTPSSKGQYEPDKRKHWTEFVVMDNAHDAICILNNSAAFNRMKIDYKFDLLPNTSWLCSVFLQDELVAQSTGTKKSSKHSAAAEAVRKLRMNQAQREQQQQQQQQQQHLQPQQPQQYARGNNPSDSAGRFGQQGVKKKHLSELVILENSDNAICIINDTAQFNKVTADYKFTVLPDHRWRCEVYLEGQYVAAGIGSKKIVKHIAATEALVTLKQTQAVVKSNLRKEGHNDAISRSQILARSGEEATRQEIKEDNIGNQLLRKMGWKGGGLGRDGEGIAEPIRVKEQFSREGLGMDMDKAGNQLSKRDIEDIIRNYAGSDRQDDLRFSTDLTNDERKQIHQISQKYGLRSKSYGQGRMRFLIVSRKVHKDQLIGQLLQEGQVGRYELVKPQASH; encoded by the coding sequence GAGACGAGCCCATGAGGAAAATGCCTGTGTCAAAATTTGGTTCCAGACCTCGATTCGAGCCTGTTCACTTTGTCAGTGGGGGAAGCAGTGGAGGACCTGGCACCGACGAGAAGGAGAACGACAAGGAGCGCAGGAGGAGTGAGTCATACGGAATGAGACAGTGGGACTCTGAGCACTCCTCCTCCTACAGCAGCACCAACAGAGCACAgggctcctcctccctgaggtCTGCTTTTGACAGAGTGCCATCGTATGCGTCTGACTCTTGGGGCTCCCatagagatagagacagagacagggagattTCTTTAGGTGGTTCGAGTGGCTTAGGCTATGGAGGACGTGGGTCTTCTACAAACTTCATtgcaaaaacacagcaggactATACAGCCAAGTATGATACCCACTCCTCTCGAAATGCAGACTATTCTCAGCCCCAAAGGTATAATGGATATGGTGGAGCGGGCAGATCAGGAGGCTGGGATTCAGGACGTCAGGGTTTGGGCTACGGTTATCAAGACCGGCCGCCATCAAGCAGACCATTCAGCAGAGTGTACAACAGTCCAGGCAGGAGCAGTCCAAGCACGTCACAGCTGGGCTCTTCATCACAGCCTCCTCCTATAGCTCAGTCAACATTGGATGACAAGCAAAGGCTGATTCAAAGTGTAGCATCTGCGTTGGTTTTTGCTGCTAGGGACCCCATGTATATGACCGGAAGTGAATCACCAAACTATAATTTCATGTTGAGCCGCAGCATTCAGGCCTGCAAGACCAACCCAGAGTATATTTATGTCAATCTGAAGGATATTCCTCAGGCGGACCTACCCAAGAACAGGAAAGTACCATCAGACGGTTATGCCTGTGAACTGCGATGTCAGGGTGTGTTCCTCGCTACTGGATACTCTGGCAGTAAAAATGGGGCGAGAGACAGAGCGTCTGAGCAGGCTGTAAAACTCTTCCTGAAACAAGTTGAAGTTCGTGTTACGCAGCGCAAATTCAGACACTCGACTGTCAATGACATAGTTGTGTGCCAGATGCACAGCCCGACTCCACCCTTTTTACCTGCTCTCCGCAATCCAGAGGATAAACCAACGCCCAGCTCTAAAGGCCAATACGAGCCTGACAAACGCAAGCACTGGACGGAGTTTGTGGTGATGGACAATGCCCACGACGCCATCTGCATTCTCAACAACTCTGCAGCTTTTAATCGCATGAAGATAGACTACAAGTTCGACCTCCTCCCCAACACTTCTTGGCTGTGCAGCGTCTTTCTGCAGGATGAGCTGGTTGCACAGTCAACAGGCACAAAAAAGAGCTCCAAGCACTCAGCAGCCGCAGAAGCAGTGAGGAAACTTCGCATGAACCAGGCACAACgagagcaacagcagcagcagcaacaacagcagcagcacctaCAACCACAGCAGCCCCAACAGTACGCCAGAGGAAATAATCCGTCAGATTCTGCAGGACGCTTTGGGCAACAGGGCGTCAAAAAGAAGCATCTGAGCGAGTTGGTTATCCTAGAAAACTCGGACAACGCTATTTGTATCATCAATGACACAGCACAATTTAATAAAGTGACTGCTGATTACAAGTTCACTGTCCTGCCCGATCATCGCTGGAGGTGTGAAGTTTACTTAGAAGGACAGTATGTGGCAGCAGGAATTGGGTCCAAGAAGATAGTGAAGCACATTGCAGCCACAGAGGCTCTGGTAACTTTGAAACAGACGCAGGCCGTGGTCAAATCCAACCTAAGAAAGGAGGGTCACAACGACGCCATATCCAGATCCCAGATCCTGGCTCGCTCTGGTGAGGAGGCCACAAGACAGGAGATAAAAGAAGACAATATCGGAAACCAGCTGCTCCGCAAGATGGGCTGGAAAGGCGGCGGCCTGGGTCGAGATGGCGAGGGCATCGCGGAACCAATCAGAGTGAAGGAACAGTTTTCCAGGGAGGGGTTGGGTATGGACATGGACAAAGCAGGAAATCAACTGAGCAAGCGTGACATTGAGGACATCATTCGTAACTACGCCGGTTCAGACCGTCAGGATGATCTCCGCTTCTCCACCGACCTCACCAACGACGAACGCAAACAGATCCACCAGATATCTCAGAAATACGGCCTGCGGAGCAAGTCGTACGGACAGGGGCGGATGCGCTTCCTCATTGTCAGTCGCAAAGTACACAAAGATCAGCTGATTGGTCAGCTTCTGCAGGAAGGACAGGTGGGACGATACGAACTCGTGAAACCTCAGGCCTCTCACTAA
- the nkrf gene encoding NF-kappa-B-repressing factor isoform X2, whose protein sequence is MDLHGLTGDEPMRKMPVSKFGSRPRFEPVHFVSGGSSGGPGTDEKENDKERRRSESYGMRQWDSEHSSSYSSTNRAQGSSSLRSAFDRVPSYASDSWGSHRDRDRDREISLGGSSGLGYGGRGSSTNFIAKTQQDYTAKYDTHSSRNADYSQPQRYNGYGGAGRSGGWDSGRQGLGYGYQDRPPSSRPFSRVYNSPGRSSPSTSQLGSSSQPPPIAQSTLDDKQRLIQSVASALVFAARDPMYMTGSESPNYNFMLSRSIQACKTNPEYIYVNLKDIPQADLPKNRKVPSDGYACELRCQGVFLATGYSGSKNGARDRASEQAVKLFLKQVEVRVTQRKFRHSTVNDIVVCQMHSPTPPFLPALRNPEDKPTPSSKGQYEPDKRKHWTEFVVMDNAHDAICILNNSAAFNRMKIDYKFDLLPNTSWLCSVFLQDELVAQSTGTKKSSKHSAAAEAVRKLRMNQAQREQQQQQQQQQQHLQPQQPQQYARGNNPSDSAGRFGQQGVKKKHLSELVILENSDNAICIINDTAQFNKVTADYKFTVLPDHRWRCEVYLEGQYVAAGIGSKKIVKHIAATEALVTLKQTQAVVKSNLRKEGHNDAISRSQILARSGEEATRQEIKEDNIGNQLLRKMGWKGGGLGRDGEGIAEPIRVKEQFSREGLGMDMDKAGNQLSKRDIEDIIRNYAGSDRQDDLRFSTDLTNDERKQIHQISQKYGLRSKSYGQGRMRFLIVSRKVHKDQLIGQLLQEGQVGRYELVKPQASH, encoded by the exons ATGGACCTTCATGGCCTGACAG GAGACGAGCCCATGAGGAAAATGCCTGTGTCAAAATTTGGTTCCAGACCTCGATTCGAGCCTGTTCACTTTGTCAGTGGGGGAAGCAGTGGAGGACCTGGCACCGACGAGAAGGAGAACGACAAGGAGCGCAGGAGGAGTGAGTCATACGGAATGAGACAGTGGGACTCTGAGCACTCCTCCTCCTACAGCAGCACCAACAGAGCACAgggctcctcctccctgaggtCTGCTTTTGACAGAGTGCCATCGTATGCGTCTGACTCTTGGGGCTCCCatagagatagagacagagacagggagattTCTTTAGGTGGTTCGAGTGGCTTAGGCTATGGAGGACGTGGGTCTTCTACAAACTTCATtgcaaaaacacagcaggactATACAGCCAAGTATGATACCCACTCCTCTCGAAATGCAGACTATTCTCAGCCCCAAAGGTATAATGGATATGGTGGAGCGGGCAGATCAGGAGGCTGGGATTCAGGACGTCAGGGTTTGGGCTACGGTTATCAAGACCGGCCGCCATCAAGCAGACCATTCAGCAGAGTGTACAACAGTCCAGGCAGGAGCAGTCCAAGCACGTCACAGCTGGGCTCTTCATCACAGCCTCCTCCTATAGCTCAGTCAACATTGGATGACAAGCAAAGGCTGATTCAAAGTGTAGCATCTGCGTTGGTTTTTGCTGCTAGGGACCCCATGTATATGACCGGAAGTGAATCACCAAACTATAATTTCATGTTGAGCCGCAGCATTCAGGCCTGCAAGACCAACCCAGAGTATATTTATGTCAATCTGAAGGATATTCCTCAGGCGGACCTACCCAAGAACAGGAAAGTACCATCAGACGGTTATGCCTGTGAACTGCGATGTCAGGGTGTGTTCCTCGCTACTGGATACTCTGGCAGTAAAAATGGGGCGAGAGACAGAGCGTCTGAGCAGGCTGTAAAACTCTTCCTGAAACAAGTTGAAGTTCGTGTTACGCAGCGCAAATTCAGACACTCGACTGTCAATGACATAGTTGTGTGCCAGATGCACAGCCCGACTCCACCCTTTTTACCTGCTCTCCGCAATCCAGAGGATAAACCAACGCCCAGCTCTAAAGGCCAATACGAGCCTGACAAACGCAAGCACTGGACGGAGTTTGTGGTGATGGACAATGCCCACGACGCCATCTGCATTCTCAACAACTCTGCAGCTTTTAATCGCATGAAGATAGACTACAAGTTCGACCTCCTCCCCAACACTTCTTGGCTGTGCAGCGTCTTTCTGCAGGATGAGCTGGTTGCACAGTCAACAGGCACAAAAAAGAGCTCCAAGCACTCAGCAGCCGCAGAAGCAGTGAGGAAACTTCGCATGAACCAGGCACAACgagagcaacagcagcagcagcaacaacagcagcagcacctaCAACCACAGCAGCCCCAACAGTACGCCAGAGGAAATAATCCGTCAGATTCTGCAGGACGCTTTGGGCAACAGGGCGTCAAAAAGAAGCATCTGAGCGAGTTGGTTATCCTAGAAAACTCGGACAACGCTATTTGTATCATCAATGACACAGCACAATTTAATAAAGTGACTGCTGATTACAAGTTCACTGTCCTGCCCGATCATCGCTGGAGGTGTGAAGTTTACTTAGAAGGACAGTATGTGGCAGCAGGAATTGGGTCCAAGAAGATAGTGAAGCACATTGCAGCCACAGAGGCTCTGGTAACTTTGAAACAGACGCAGGCCGTGGTCAAATCCAACCTAAGAAAGGAGGGTCACAACGACGCCATATCCAGATCCCAGATCCTGGCTCGCTCTGGTGAGGAGGCCACAAGACAGGAGATAAAAGAAGACAATATCGGAAACCAGCTGCTCCGCAAGATGGGCTGGAAAGGCGGCGGCCTGGGTCGAGATGGCGAGGGCATCGCGGAACCAATCAGAGTGAAGGAACAGTTTTCCAGGGAGGGGTTGGGTATGGACATGGACAAAGCAGGAAATCAACTGAGCAAGCGTGACATTGAGGACATCATTCGTAACTACGCCGGTTCAGACCGTCAGGATGATCTCCGCTTCTCCACCGACCTCACCAACGACGAACGCAAACAGATCCACCAGATATCTCAGAAATACGGCCTGCGGAGCAAGTCGTACGGACAGGGGCGGATGCGCTTCCTCATTGTCAGTCGCAAAGTACACAAAGATCAGCTGATTGGTCAGCTTCTGCAGGAAGGACAGGTGGGACGATACGAACTCGTGAAACCTCAGGCCTCTCACTAA
- the nkrf gene encoding NF-kappa-B-repressing factor isoform X3 has protein sequence MRKMPVSKFGSRPRFEPVHFVSGGSSGGPGTDEKENDKERRRSESYGMRQWDSEHSSSYSSTNRAQGSSSLRSAFDRVPSYASDSWGSHRDRDRDREISLGGSSGLGYGGRGSSTNFIAKTQQDYTAKYDTHSSRNADYSQPQRYNGYGGAGRSGGWDSGRQGLGYGYQDRPPSSRPFSRVYNSPGRSSPSTSQLGSSSQPPPIAQSTLDDKQRLIQSVASALVFAARDPMYMTGSESPNYNFMLSRSIQACKTNPEYIYVNLKDIPQADLPKNRKVPSDGYACELRCQGVFLATGYSGSKNGARDRASEQAVKLFLKQVEVRVTQRKFRHSTVNDIVVCQMHSPTPPFLPALRNPEDKPTPSSKGQYEPDKRKHWTEFVVMDNAHDAICILNNSAAFNRMKIDYKFDLLPNTSWLCSVFLQDELVAQSTGTKKSSKHSAAAEAVRKLRMNQAQREQQQQQQQQQQHLQPQQPQQYARGNNPSDSAGRFGQQGVKKKHLSELVILENSDNAICIINDTAQFNKVTADYKFTVLPDHRWRCEVYLEGQYVAAGIGSKKIVKHIAATEALVTLKQTQAVVKSNLRKEGHNDAISRSQILARSGEEATRQEIKEDNIGNQLLRKMGWKGGGLGRDGEGIAEPIRVKEQFSREGLGMDMDKAGNQLSKRDIEDIIRNYAGSDRQDDLRFSTDLTNDERKQIHQISQKYGLRSKSYGQGRMRFLIVSRKVHKDQLIGQLLQEGQVGRYELVKPQASH, from the coding sequence ATGAGGAAAATGCCTGTGTCAAAATTTGGTTCCAGACCTCGATTCGAGCCTGTTCACTTTGTCAGTGGGGGAAGCAGTGGAGGACCTGGCACCGACGAGAAGGAGAACGACAAGGAGCGCAGGAGGAGTGAGTCATACGGAATGAGACAGTGGGACTCTGAGCACTCCTCCTCCTACAGCAGCACCAACAGAGCACAgggctcctcctccctgaggtCTGCTTTTGACAGAGTGCCATCGTATGCGTCTGACTCTTGGGGCTCCCatagagatagagacagagacagggagattTCTTTAGGTGGTTCGAGTGGCTTAGGCTATGGAGGACGTGGGTCTTCTACAAACTTCATtgcaaaaacacagcaggactATACAGCCAAGTATGATACCCACTCCTCTCGAAATGCAGACTATTCTCAGCCCCAAAGGTATAATGGATATGGTGGAGCGGGCAGATCAGGAGGCTGGGATTCAGGACGTCAGGGTTTGGGCTACGGTTATCAAGACCGGCCGCCATCAAGCAGACCATTCAGCAGAGTGTACAACAGTCCAGGCAGGAGCAGTCCAAGCACGTCACAGCTGGGCTCTTCATCACAGCCTCCTCCTATAGCTCAGTCAACATTGGATGACAAGCAAAGGCTGATTCAAAGTGTAGCATCTGCGTTGGTTTTTGCTGCTAGGGACCCCATGTATATGACCGGAAGTGAATCACCAAACTATAATTTCATGTTGAGCCGCAGCATTCAGGCCTGCAAGACCAACCCAGAGTATATTTATGTCAATCTGAAGGATATTCCTCAGGCGGACCTACCCAAGAACAGGAAAGTACCATCAGACGGTTATGCCTGTGAACTGCGATGTCAGGGTGTGTTCCTCGCTACTGGATACTCTGGCAGTAAAAATGGGGCGAGAGACAGAGCGTCTGAGCAGGCTGTAAAACTCTTCCTGAAACAAGTTGAAGTTCGTGTTACGCAGCGCAAATTCAGACACTCGACTGTCAATGACATAGTTGTGTGCCAGATGCACAGCCCGACTCCACCCTTTTTACCTGCTCTCCGCAATCCAGAGGATAAACCAACGCCCAGCTCTAAAGGCCAATACGAGCCTGACAAACGCAAGCACTGGACGGAGTTTGTGGTGATGGACAATGCCCACGACGCCATCTGCATTCTCAACAACTCTGCAGCTTTTAATCGCATGAAGATAGACTACAAGTTCGACCTCCTCCCCAACACTTCTTGGCTGTGCAGCGTCTTTCTGCAGGATGAGCTGGTTGCACAGTCAACAGGCACAAAAAAGAGCTCCAAGCACTCAGCAGCCGCAGAAGCAGTGAGGAAACTTCGCATGAACCAGGCACAACgagagcaacagcagcagcagcaacaacagcagcagcacctaCAACCACAGCAGCCCCAACAGTACGCCAGAGGAAATAATCCGTCAGATTCTGCAGGACGCTTTGGGCAACAGGGCGTCAAAAAGAAGCATCTGAGCGAGTTGGTTATCCTAGAAAACTCGGACAACGCTATTTGTATCATCAATGACACAGCACAATTTAATAAAGTGACTGCTGATTACAAGTTCACTGTCCTGCCCGATCATCGCTGGAGGTGTGAAGTTTACTTAGAAGGACAGTATGTGGCAGCAGGAATTGGGTCCAAGAAGATAGTGAAGCACATTGCAGCCACAGAGGCTCTGGTAACTTTGAAACAGACGCAGGCCGTGGTCAAATCCAACCTAAGAAAGGAGGGTCACAACGACGCCATATCCAGATCCCAGATCCTGGCTCGCTCTGGTGAGGAGGCCACAAGACAGGAGATAAAAGAAGACAATATCGGAAACCAGCTGCTCCGCAAGATGGGCTGGAAAGGCGGCGGCCTGGGTCGAGATGGCGAGGGCATCGCGGAACCAATCAGAGTGAAGGAACAGTTTTCCAGGGAGGGGTTGGGTATGGACATGGACAAAGCAGGAAATCAACTGAGCAAGCGTGACATTGAGGACATCATTCGTAACTACGCCGGTTCAGACCGTCAGGATGATCTCCGCTTCTCCACCGACCTCACCAACGACGAACGCAAACAGATCCACCAGATATCTCAGAAATACGGCCTGCGGAGCAAGTCGTACGGACAGGGGCGGATGCGCTTCCTCATTGTCAGTCGCAAAGTACACAAAGATCAGCTGATTGGTCAGCTTCTGCAGGAAGGACAGGTGGGACGATACGAACTCGTGAAACCTCAGGCCTCTCACTAA